One segment of Agromyces albus DNA contains the following:
- a CDS encoding copper homeostasis protein CutC produces MPGFLPVEIAVQDAAGVRIALGGGAARVELCQALGLGGLTPSAGLVEAAVELARAASAASFVHVLVRPRGGGFVYDRDEVEAIVRDIRSARSLGADGVVVGALTDAGALDLATIVAFLDAAAGLDVTVHRAVDAATDPLAAVAALAGTGVRRVLTSGGAADCRAGLPTLARMASEVRGSVEVMAGGGVGVDDIGALAAIGVDAVHLSARRHDERGGPSGPGGGEIGFDATDAELVRAAVAAAQASVRA; encoded by the coding sequence GTGCCAGGATTCCTTCCCGTCGAGATCGCCGTCCAGGATGCCGCGGGCGTCCGCATCGCGCTCGGCGGCGGCGCCGCTCGCGTCGAGCTCTGCCAGGCGCTCGGGCTCGGTGGGCTGACGCCGTCGGCGGGGCTCGTCGAGGCCGCCGTGGAGCTTGCGCGCGCGGCATCCGCAGCGTCGTTCGTTCACGTGCTCGTGCGCCCGCGTGGTGGGGGATTCGTGTACGACCGCGATGAGGTCGAGGCGATCGTGCGCGACATCCGCTCAGCCCGGTCGCTCGGTGCCGACGGCGTGGTCGTCGGCGCGCTGACGGATGCCGGTGCGCTCGACCTCGCCACGATCGTCGCGTTCCTCGATGCCGCAGCCGGGCTCGACGTCACGGTGCACCGGGCGGTCGACGCCGCCACGGACCCGCTCGCCGCCGTCGCCGCGCTCGCGGGCACGGGCGTGCGTCGCGTGCTCACCTCCGGGGGTGCAGCGGACTGCCGTGCCGGCCTGCCGACGCTCGCGCGAATGGCGTCGGAGGTTCGCGGCAGCGTCGAGGTGATGGCCGGCGGGGGCGTCGGCGTCGACGACATCGGGGCGCTTGCGGCAATCGGCGTCGACGCGGTGCACCTGTCAGCTCGTCGCCACGACGAACGAGGCGGACCGAGCGGGCCGGGCGGCGGCGAGATCGGCTTCGACGCCACCGACGCGGAGCTCGTGCGCGCTGCCGTCGCTGCGGCGCAGGCCTCGGTGCGCGCGTGA
- a CDS encoding outer membrane protein assembly factor BamB family protein codes for MAVDSAGSFAVVAGIDGRIRAVDLSSMRASVVEYPVATRVAGAETSAASVAFLDDDRLVIGSIDAVGIVDVAARDRGPRFALPPGFANRAIAPVGSVVVTAGDRGILAMDGASGAVLWRQEIDQWSSACTSLSVSMTRGAAWCGSQAGEVVQYDLATGSTTARFPQRASGVFPSADGTEVVMTGTEEPVLSRWALDGRGAITRVIARGSTGIGGYDPDGSALLVVDDSARVHVWDPRTDASRVVLPGDTFGHVWAGIDALLVNVDGRAKPTLLDATTGELLPSDGVPEFSFTELTWTSGRRVQVVEQGAGLVVVEPTTGERVSGPFNLDSMPNSVSSLPDDSGLLVTTAHDGVFTTRMLDAESGEPVSPDLVGPEITTLVGDAVVVGAEGSRLLTYAIDDFAVMGSLPSTSAGTRTLQASADGRTLLATGIDGSASLFDLESGLRLGDAIPSAGEVGFAASLRPDGRELAVVLADGMQLWDLDSGAQAEAACRVAGRDLTREEWDEHLGAIAPYRSTCGFGLAGD; via the coding sequence GTGGCTGTTGATTCCGCGGGATCATTCGCCGTCGTCGCCGGCATCGACGGTCGCATTCGCGCCGTCGACCTGAGCTCGATGCGCGCCTCCGTGGTCGAGTATCCTGTGGCGACCCGTGTGGCTGGCGCGGAGACCAGCGCGGCTTCTGTCGCGTTCCTCGACGACGACCGACTCGTCATCGGATCCATCGATGCCGTTGGCATCGTGGACGTTGCGGCGAGAGATCGCGGCCCTCGGTTCGCGCTTCCGCCCGGGTTCGCGAACCGTGCGATCGCCCCGGTCGGCTCTGTGGTCGTCACGGCCGGCGACAGGGGCATCCTCGCCATGGACGGAGCGTCAGGAGCGGTGCTGTGGAGGCAGGAGATCGACCAGTGGTCATCGGCATGCACGTCGCTGTCGGTCTCCATGACACGTGGCGCCGCATGGTGCGGCAGCCAAGCGGGTGAGGTCGTCCAATACGATCTCGCGACCGGATCGACGACCGCACGGTTCCCGCAACGTGCGAGCGGCGTCTTCCCGAGTGCCGACGGGACCGAGGTCGTGATGACGGGGACGGAAGAACCTGTGCTCTCGCGGTGGGCCCTCGACGGCCGAGGTGCGATCACCCGGGTGATCGCACGCGGATCAACCGGGATAGGCGGATACGACCCGGATGGTTCGGCGCTGCTTGTCGTGGATGACTCCGCCCGTGTGCATGTCTGGGACCCGCGCACCGACGCCAGCCGTGTCGTGCTTCCAGGCGACACCTTCGGCCACGTCTGGGCAGGCATCGATGCGCTGCTCGTGAACGTGGATGGTCGCGCCAAGCCGACATTGCTTGACGCGACGACGGGCGAGCTCCTTCCGAGCGACGGAGTCCCCGAGTTCTCATTCACCGAGTTGACGTGGACCTCCGGCCGTCGAGTCCAAGTCGTCGAGCAAGGGGCTGGTCTTGTGGTCGTCGAACCAACCACCGGCGAGCGCGTGTCCGGGCCGTTCAATCTCGACTCGATGCCGAACTCGGTCAGTTCGCTTCCAGATGACTCCGGCCTGCTCGTCACGACGGCGCACGACGGCGTCTTCACCACCCGGATGTTGGACGCGGAGAGCGGTGAACCCGTCTCGCCTGACCTGGTCGGTCCCGAGATCACCACGCTCGTGGGGGATGCCGTCGTCGTGGGAGCCGAGGGGAGTCGCCTGCTGACCTACGCGATCGACGACTTCGCCGTGATGGGCTCGCTGCCCAGCACCTCCGCCGGCACGAGAACGCTGCAGGCGAGCGCGGATGGCCGTACGCTGCTGGCGACCGGGATCGACGGTTCGGCCTCGTTGTTCGATCTCGAGAGCGGACTCCGTCTCGGTGACGCGATCCCGTCGGCCGGCGAGGTCGGGTTCGCGGCGTCGCTGCGACCCGACGGCCGTGAGCTCGCCGTCGTCCTCGCCGACGGCATGCAACTCTGGGATCTCGATTCCGGGGCCCAGGCCGAAGCGGCGTGCCGGGTCGCAGGACGCGATCTCACGCGCGAGGAGTGGGACGAGCACCTCGGCGCGATCGCACCCTATCGCTCGACGTGCGGGTTCGGGCTGGCCGGCGACTGA
- the merB gene encoding organomercurial lyase, giving the protein MTDRNERVRLAIYSALAATGRLPSATALAEETALSDSELDEAMEDLAAARHLVFGDEHEIVLAHPFATRNFAFSVMGDRTLWWGGCAWDAFAIPNLVSDEPAALVATTCPACGTAHSWTVTTDGPPMGTQVAHFLTPMAHVWDDVVHACENQRIFCDESCVDRWLTDTGNERGAVFDLATLWRLASNWYTGRLGTPYRRREPKEAAEYFASVGLIGPFWGNAP; this is encoded by the coding sequence ATGACCGACCGCAACGAGCGAGTTCGTCTTGCCATCTACTCCGCCCTCGCCGCCACCGGGCGCCTTCCGTCCGCGACGGCGTTGGCCGAGGAGACGGCCCTCTCCGACTCCGAGCTCGATGAGGCGATGGAGGATCTCGCCGCAGCCAGGCATCTCGTGTTCGGCGACGAACACGAGATCGTCCTCGCCCACCCGTTCGCCACCCGCAACTTCGCATTCTCGGTGATGGGCGATCGAACGCTCTGGTGGGGCGGATGCGCTTGGGACGCCTTCGCCATCCCGAACCTCGTATCCGACGAGCCGGCGGCGCTCGTCGCGACGACGTGCCCCGCGTGCGGCACGGCCCACTCGTGGACGGTGACCACCGACGGGCCTCCGATGGGGACGCAAGTCGCCCATTTCCTCACACCGATGGCGCACGTCTGGGATGACGTCGTGCACGCCTGCGAGAACCAGCGCATCTTCTGCGACGAGTCCTGCGTCGACCGGTGGCTCACGGACACGGGCAACGAACGAGGTGCCGTGTTCGACCTCGCCACGCTCTGGAGACTGGCGTCGAACTGGTATACCGGTCGCCTCGGAACCCCGTATCGACGCCGGGAGCCCAAGGAGGCAGCGGAGTACTTCGCGAGCGTCGGCCTCATCGGGCCGTTCTGGGGCAACGCGCCCTGA
- a CDS encoding AfsR/SARP family transcriptional regulator: MSINVLGALSTDAGALSPQERAVVAALAVNPGHEMSPGNLAEACWGESVPRTWPKQVQALVSRVRRRLGPQSIMTTTQGYALSVAPETIDSVRFERLVDRAREQQGQGDPERAITRYEQALALWRGPPFSDVAAWPPASIGAARLDEIRRAAEEDLLEAHLACGEHHSVIAEAERLVRAEPLSERRWAILALALYRSGRQADALAALRRMRDELDSRLGVDPGPESTSLETQILRQDPRLDAPPPLREARAANPYKGLRPFTPDDAADYFGREPEIAIVLDRLDEAHLVAVVGPSGSGKSSLVLAGVVPRLRDRGRSPVLITPGTGRRTGDIVIIDQFEELFQLGWPPGDIAAYCESVADVVAAGHDVILTLRSDALDRCVADPRLGPLIREGLVVLGPPSAEALRSAIVEPARFSGLRVEHGLTELILRDAVNEPGVLPLLSHALAETWQRREGAVLTVEAYESVGGIRGAIARSAEELYAALAPAERTQCQALLRRLVSLTPDGRAVPRRVAVGPLRSEPHRSAIIARLASARLVSVTDETITVAHESLATAWPRLHSWLEEDAEGARTLAHLTAAAESWEEAGRPADELYRGARLRTALEWRDSSSPDLTATESAFLDTSAERESADEHRTAERARRERRQRRLRRILLHGRARRCVGRRDRPRRARRRRRGTATRVSGHREVGRDLAVAAVIAAHGRSAPRRRGAHPLARGPADSHRPHGHVHGVPRVARDSHHRRHRADRRPHGPRNGRSRRHARRRNCGDLRDRDGATAP, encoded by the coding sequence GTGAGCATCAATGTGCTCGGGGCGCTGTCGACGGATGCCGGGGCGCTCAGCCCGCAGGAACGGGCGGTGGTCGCCGCACTCGCGGTGAATCCCGGACATGAGATGAGCCCCGGGAACCTCGCGGAGGCCTGCTGGGGCGAGTCGGTTCCCCGCACGTGGCCGAAGCAGGTGCAAGCACTCGTGTCCCGCGTCCGCCGCCGGCTCGGACCGCAGAGCATCATGACGACCACGCAGGGCTACGCACTCAGCGTCGCGCCCGAGACGATCGACTCCGTGCGCTTCGAGCGACTCGTCGATCGAGCCCGCGAACAGCAGGGTCAGGGTGACCCGGAACGAGCGATCACGAGATACGAGCAGGCGCTTGCACTCTGGCGTGGTCCTCCCTTCTCCGACGTCGCCGCGTGGCCGCCCGCGTCCATCGGGGCCGCACGTCTTGACGAGATCCGGCGGGCGGCGGAAGAGGACCTGCTCGAGGCGCACCTCGCCTGCGGCGAGCACCACAGCGTGATCGCGGAGGCCGAGAGGCTCGTGCGTGCCGAGCCCCTCTCGGAGCGACGCTGGGCGATCCTCGCACTCGCGCTCTACCGCAGCGGTCGCCAGGCGGATGCGCTCGCGGCCCTCCGGCGCATGCGGGACGAACTCGACTCGCGACTCGGAGTCGACCCTGGCCCTGAGAGCACGTCGCTCGAGACCCAGATCCTGCGCCAGGACCCGCGGCTCGATGCACCGCCGCCCCTGCGAGAGGCGCGGGCTGCAAACCCGTACAAGGGGCTGCGTCCCTTCACGCCCGATGACGCAGCCGACTACTTCGGCCGCGAACCCGAGATCGCGATCGTGCTCGACCGCCTCGACGAGGCGCACCTCGTCGCCGTCGTCGGCCCGTCGGGGAGCGGCAAGTCCTCGCTCGTCCTCGCGGGGGTCGTTCCCCGGCTCAGGGACCGCGGCCGCTCCCCCGTGCTCATCACGCCGGGCACCGGCCGGCGTACGGGCGACATCGTCATCATCGACCAGTTCGAGGAGCTCTTCCAGCTCGGATGGCCGCCCGGCGACATCGCCGCCTACTGCGAGTCCGTCGCAGATGTCGTCGCCGCCGGTCACGATGTCATCCTCACGTTGCGCTCAGACGCCCTCGATCGCTGCGTTGCCGATCCCCGGCTCGGTCCGCTCATCCGCGAAGGACTCGTCGTCCTCGGCCCGCCGAGTGCGGAAGCCCTGCGTTCGGCAATCGTCGAGCCGGCGCGGTTCTCCGGTCTGCGGGTGGAGCACGGGCTGACCGAGCTCATCCTCCGCGACGCCGTCAACGAACCCGGAGTGCTGCCCCTCCTCTCCCACGCCCTCGCTGAGACCTGGCAACGACGTGAGGGGGCGGTACTCACGGTGGAGGCGTACGAGTCGGTCGGGGGCATCCGCGGGGCGATCGCACGGTCGGCCGAAGAGCTGTACGCCGCGCTCGCTCCTGCCGAGCGGACCCAGTGCCAGGCCCTCCTGCGGCGACTCGTGTCGCTCACGCCGGATGGACGCGCCGTGCCGCGCCGGGTGGCCGTCGGCCCGCTTCGATCGGAGCCGCACCGGTCGGCGATCATCGCACGACTCGCGAGCGCGCGGCTGGTGAGCGTGACCGACGAGACGATCACCGTCGCCCATGAATCCCTCGCGACGGCCTGGCCACGCCTGCACTCCTGGCTCGAAGAGGATGCAGAGGGCGCACGCACCCTCGCGCACCTGACCGCCGCTGCCGAATCGTGGGAAGAGGCCGGCCGACCGGCCGACGAGCTCTACCGCGGCGCTCGCCTCCGCACCGCCCTCGAGTGGCGCGACTCGTCGTCGCCCGACCTCACGGCGACCGAATCCGCCTTCCTCGACACGTCTGCGGAGCGCGAGTCCGCAGACGAGCACCGCACCGCCGAACGCGCCCGGCGCGAACGGCGCCAGCGCCGGCTCCGGCGCATCCTGCTCCACGGTCGTGCTCGTCGTTGCGTCGGTCGCCGCGACCGTCCTCGCCGTGCGCGGCGCCGACGACGCGGCACGGCAACGCGAGTCAGCGGACATCGAGAGGTTGGTCGGGACCTCGCTGTCGCTGCGGTCATCGCAGCGCACGGTCGCAGCGCTCCTCGCCGTCGAGGCGCACACCCGCTGGCCCGAGGACCCGCGGACTCGCACCGCCCTCATGGGCACGTTCACGGCGTCCCCCGGGTTGCTCGGGACAGCCACCATCGCCGACACAGGGCGGATCGCCGCCCACACGGTCCCAGGAACGGGCGAAGCCGTCGTCATGCGCGACGACGGAACTGCGGGGATCTACGAGATCGCGACGGCGCGACCGCTCCATGA
- a CDS encoding nSTAND1 domain-containing NTPase, translating into MEIRVLGDLTIDGGRLSPKERSLLAALVLRAGNVVTPPELADAVWGDELPSTWPKQVQAFVVQIRRALGSTSIATTRGGYRLRIDPDSIDAVRYERLIEIAGVHRANGDPVRAIDVLERAASLWSGAPYSDLGEWPAAIAEAERLEEIRKSAEEDLQAARLEGGEHRAVVPDAERLVKADPLRERRWAILVTALYRSGRQADALATLRSARERLADELGIEPGAELVALESAILHQDASLDAPLRPELTSADCPYRGLQPFGTDDAEEFFGRDADVQAALARLSGLPFLAISGASGAGKSSLVLAGIVPALRARGDLVVVLGSGATPIARLRDALSGRGNADVVVIDQFEELFHSGLPDAHVAEFSALIADAVAVGQRVIVAVRADFLSSCAAEPSIGPLFAAGVHLVGPLGPDGLRSAIEEPARLAGLRLEPGLVELILRDAAGAPGVLPHVSHALVETWLRREGATLTVAGYEDSGGISGAIAKSADQLYLSLDPDARATCRATFLRLVEISADGAPMRRRIPITPMRQDAAHDRVLTSLARARLVSADEDSLIVAHESLATAWPRLRGWLEDDTEGVRAMSALASAVSTWEADGRPDEDLYRGARLNAVLAWRDAADPELTESEVDFLEASAEQERAAIDEIEHRAKHDRRQNRRLRVLLAAAVTLFAVAVTAGGFVAAGSTETAHQRETAQIEALTSTALSLRGTDRDVAALLAAEAHRRWPDDPRTRSALMGAMTSSHGLLATTHLEGVDGMSGTLIPGTRRAVAVTADGSAVYDIDSGALVHPVDLPKESPDTDSRYGPAVSGNGARVANADRILDDTDTQVGIRLSVADLATGALIRPTIELDFPLSSITMNHGGDLIAAIDQIGTLRLIDADTGLIRQVTGTSVHDAQDATDRAGAVRFIPNGRLVYGTVEGPLQVVDPDAAAVVATVPMPAESTNVSMTVVSDTRVITAGDQWISSIDIAAGRVDWSQQLLTTTDDPCPWVTASVELRTVYCGDLFGHIDERSLDTGAPTERSFDPQLGFVGTMSVVEDRQELVVVGRGTAITRWKLDGSGAVTRVLAPGWVIRDRYSPAGSSLVVARRADGVEWWGDYREFAVLDTRTEELLLRVPTPSFGVMWAGESTLVGDFGGVGPRRTGYLDIRTGESYSGDPLPEHVESVWMNARGDRMHVGRPGGEIWTIDPTTGRRTEPTMQTDGGYPVLISTSPDGSRVLVTSWNKEYTPDSILFDGATGERIRKGLVGIGRTALTARDEIATIFRLQSVVRYDADTFEQIGALPGASGGLDTLNVSADGRILSTYSLDNTVTLYDLVGGVQLGDPIPVFGEWNYEMGGVYSGVLRADGTELAVNVPAGIAVWDLRPSSQADAACRMAGRDLTRDEWIAYLSDLGPYRSTCGFGGE; encoded by the coding sequence GTGGAGATCCGAGTGCTCGGTGACCTCACGATCGACGGCGGGCGACTCAGTCCGAAAGAGCGTTCCCTGCTCGCCGCCCTCGTCCTCCGGGCTGGCAACGTCGTCACACCGCCTGAGTTGGCCGATGCGGTGTGGGGCGACGAGCTCCCGAGCACTTGGCCGAAACAGGTGCAGGCCTTTGTCGTCCAGATCCGCCGAGCACTGGGCTCGACGTCCATCGCCACGACACGTGGCGGCTACCGACTCCGGATCGATCCCGACTCGATCGATGCCGTCCGCTATGAGCGGCTCATCGAGATCGCCGGCGTCCACCGTGCAAACGGGGACCCAGTGCGTGCCATCGATGTGCTTGAGCGAGCAGCCTCACTCTGGAGCGGAGCGCCGTACTCGGACCTCGGCGAGTGGCCGGCCGCGATCGCAGAGGCGGAACGCCTCGAGGAGATCAGGAAGTCCGCAGAGGAGGACCTGCAGGCGGCAAGGCTCGAGGGTGGCGAGCACCGGGCCGTCGTCCCCGACGCGGAGCGCCTGGTCAAGGCCGATCCTCTTCGCGAACGGCGGTGGGCGATCCTCGTGACGGCGCTCTATCGGAGCGGCCGTCAGGCCGACGCCCTTGCCACACTGCGGAGCGCGCGGGAGCGGCTGGCTGACGAGCTTGGCATAGAACCCGGAGCAGAACTCGTTGCGCTCGAATCGGCGATCCTGCATCAGGATGCCTCGCTCGACGCGCCATTGAGACCCGAGCTCACGAGTGCTGACTGCCCCTACCGCGGCCTGCAGCCGTTCGGCACTGACGATGCCGAAGAGTTCTTCGGGCGGGATGCCGACGTCCAAGCTGCGCTGGCCCGGCTCTCGGGTTTGCCCTTCCTCGCCATCTCCGGGGCATCCGGGGCCGGGAAATCCTCGCTGGTGCTGGCCGGTATCGTCCCCGCACTCCGGGCTCGCGGTGATCTCGTGGTCGTCCTCGGCTCGGGGGCGACGCCGATCGCTCGACTCCGAGACGCATTGTCTGGTCGAGGCAACGCCGACGTCGTCGTCATCGACCAGTTCGAAGAGCTGTTCCACTCCGGCCTCCCTGACGCGCACGTGGCCGAGTTCTCTGCTCTGATCGCGGATGCCGTCGCAGTGGGACAGCGAGTGATCGTCGCCGTACGCGCTGACTTCCTCAGCTCATGCGCAGCGGAGCCGAGCATCGGGCCGCTGTTCGCGGCGGGTGTCCACCTCGTCGGTCCGCTCGGTCCCGACGGGCTTCGCAGTGCCATCGAGGAGCCGGCCCGCCTCGCCGGGCTCCGTCTTGAGCCGGGGCTCGTCGAGCTGATCCTGCGAGATGCCGCCGGCGCGCCGGGCGTGCTCCCCCACGTCTCGCACGCCCTCGTGGAGACCTGGCTGCGCCGTGAGGGTGCCACGCTCACGGTCGCCGGGTACGAGGATTCCGGCGGCATCTCGGGCGCGATCGCCAAATCGGCCGACCAGCTCTACTTGTCGCTCGATCCCGACGCACGAGCGACCTGCCGAGCCACGTTCCTGCGACTCGTCGAGATCAGCGCTGACGGGGCGCCGATGCGCCGGCGTATCCCGATCACCCCGATGCGGCAGGATGCAGCGCACGACCGAGTGCTCACGAGTCTGGCACGGGCCCGCTTGGTGAGCGCCGATGAGGACTCGCTCATCGTCGCGCACGAGTCGCTCGCGACGGCGTGGCCACGCCTTCGCGGATGGCTCGAGGACGACACCGAGGGTGTTCGCGCGATGAGCGCGCTCGCGAGCGCAGTGAGCACCTGGGAGGCGGATGGTCGACCCGACGAGGACTTGTACCGTGGAGCCCGCCTCAACGCCGTCCTCGCATGGCGCGATGCCGCAGACCCCGAACTCACCGAATCGGAAGTCGACTTCCTCGAGGCATCCGCGGAGCAGGAGCGTGCCGCCATCGACGAGATCGAGCACCGTGCCAAGCACGACCGGAGGCAGAACCGACGACTGCGCGTGCTGCTGGCCGCGGCCGTGACGCTGTTCGCCGTCGCCGTCACCGCAGGTGGGTTCGTCGCGGCCGGCTCGACCGAGACCGCTCACCAGCGGGAGACGGCCCAGATCGAGGCCCTCACGAGCACGGCACTGTCGCTTCGCGGAACGGACCGGGACGTCGCGGCCCTGCTCGCGGCGGAAGCCCACCGACGGTGGCCAGACGACCCTCGCACGCGCTCTGCGCTCATGGGCGCCATGACGAGTTCCCACGGCCTTCTCGCGACGACGCATCTCGAGGGCGTTGACGGCATGTCGGGCACCCTCATCCCGGGAACTCGGCGCGCGGTCGCCGTGACCGCGGACGGGTCCGCGGTGTACGACATCGATTCCGGTGCGCTCGTGCACCCCGTCGACCTGCCGAAGGAGAGTCCCGACACCGACAGCCGGTACGGTCCAGCGGTCAGTGGAAATGGAGCGCGGGTCGCGAATGCGGATCGGATCCTCGACGACACCGATACGCAGGTGGGGATTCGGCTCTCCGTTGCCGACCTCGCGACCGGGGCCCTGATCCGCCCAACGATTGAGCTCGACTTCCCGCTCAGTTCCATCACGATGAACCACGGAGGCGACCTGATCGCCGCGATCGACCAGATCGGCACGCTGCGGCTCATCGATGCGGACACCGGGCTAATCCGGCAGGTCACCGGCACCTCCGTCCACGATGCGCAAGACGCCACGGACCGCGCCGGTGCTGTGCGCTTCATCCCCAACGGACGACTCGTCTACGGCACCGTCGAGGGGCCGCTGCAGGTGGTGGACCCGGACGCGGCTGCCGTGGTCGCCACGGTGCCCATGCCCGCGGAGTCGACGAACGTCTCCATGACGGTCGTCTCGGACACGCGCGTCATCACGGCGGGCGACCAATGGATCTCGTCCATCGACATCGCCGCGGGCCGGGTCGACTGGTCGCAGCAGTTGCTGACCACGACCGACGATCCGTGCCCCTGGGTGACGGCATCCGTCGAACTCCGGACCGTGTACTGCGGCGACCTGTTCGGTCACATCGACGAGCGGAGCCTCGACACCGGCGCGCCGACCGAGCGCTCATTCGACCCGCAACTCGGGTTCGTCGGCACCATGTCCGTCGTGGAAGACCGGCAGGAGCTCGTGGTCGTCGGCCGTGGCACGGCGATCACGCGCTGGAAGCTCGACGGGTCCGGTGCCGTCACACGGGTCCTCGCGCCCGGTTGGGTGATCCGAGATAGGTACTCGCCGGCCGGTTCGAGCCTTGTCGTCGCCCGCCGAGCGGATGGCGTGGAGTGGTGGGGGGACTACCGCGAGTTCGCGGTGCTCGACACACGCACGGAGGAGCTGCTTCTGCGCGTTCCCACCCCCTCATTCGGGGTCATGTGGGCGGGCGAGTCAACCCTGGTCGGCGACTTCGGCGGCGTCGGACCGCGCCGAACCGGCTACCTCGACATCCGCACCGGAGAGAGCTATTCGGGTGATCCACTCCCCGAGCACGTGGAGAGCGTCTGGATGAATGCCCGAGGGGACCGGATGCACGTCGGCCGGCCCGGCGGCGAGATCTGGACGATCGACCCGACGACCGGGCGCCGCACCGAACCCACCATGCAGACCGACGGCGGCTATCCGGTCCTCATCTCGACGAGTCCCGATGGCAGCCGCGTGCTCGTGACAAGCTGGAACAAGGAGTACACGCCCGATTCGATCCTCTTCGACGGGGCGACCGGCGAACGGATCCGCAAAGGGCTCGTAGGCATCGGCAGGACGGCTCTGACGGCGCGGGACGAGATCGCCACCATCTTTCGGCTCCAATCCGTCGTCCGCTACGACGCCGACACGTTCGAGCAGATCGGGGCCCTTCCAGGCGCCTCCGGGGGCCTCGACACCCTGAACGTCAGCGCCGACGGCCGCATCCTGAGCACGTATTCCCTGGACAACACGGTGACCCTCTACGACCTCGTGGGCGGCGTGCAGCTCGGCGACCCCATCCCTGTATTTGGCGAGTGGAACTACGAGATGGGGGGCGTGTACTCAGGAGTGCTTCGCGCCGATGGAACAGAACTCGCCGTCAACGTGCCGGCGGGCATCGCGGTGTGGGATCTCCGGCCGTCATCGCAGGCGGATGCCGCCTGCAGGATGGCCGGTCGCGATCTCACGCGCGACGAGTGGATCGCCTATCTCTCCGACCTCGGTCCCTACCGATCGACGTGTGGCTTCGGCGGCGAGTGA
- a CDS encoding copper homeostasis protein CutC, producing MRIALEAGAGRVELCQALGLGGLTPSAGLVEAAVKAAAAASATRLTPRGGVGFGRPRRSCFRARCPRTAR from the coding sequence GTGCGCATCGCCCTCGAAGCCGGAGCTGGCCGCGTCGAGCTCTGCCAGGCGCTCGGGCTCGGCGGGCTCACCCCGTCGGCCGGGCTCGTCGAGGCGGCCGTCAAGGCGGCGGCCGCGGCATCCGCTACCCGCTTGACTCCGCGCGGCGGGGTCGGCTTCGGCCGGCCCCGCCGTTCGTGCTTCAGGGCGCGTTGCCCCAGAACGGCCCGATGA